A window from Pseudomonas alloputida encodes these proteins:
- a CDS encoding ArsR/SmtB family transcription factor gives MAINETPVIMSTMRAYKHPNPDDLILERLLYALSDPVRLEIVRHLAGVAEASCGELDGGRPKSSMSHHFRVLRDAGLVQTRNVGTTHMNSLRSEMLGERFPGLLECILRQQ, from the coding sequence ATGGCAATTAATGAAACCCCCGTTATCATGTCAACCATGCGAGCCTATAAACATCCCAACCCCGACGACCTCATTCTTGAACGCCTGCTCTATGCGCTCAGCGACCCCGTGCGCCTGGAAATCGTCCGCCACCTGGCCGGCGTGGCCGAGGCCAGCTGTGGCGAGCTGGATGGAGGTCGGCCGAAGTCGAGCATGTCCCACCACTTCCGTGTGTTGCGTGATGCAGGGCTGGTGCAAACCCGCAATGTGGGGACTACCCATATGAATTCGCTGCGTAGCGAGATGCTGGGCGAGCGGTTTCCCGGGCTGCTGGAGTGCATCCTGCGCCAGCAGTGA
- the xenA gene encoding xenobiotic reductase XenA: protein MSALFEPYTLKDVTLRNRIAIPPMCQYMAEDGMINDWHHVHLAGLARGGAGLLVVEATAVAPEGRITPGCAGIWSDAHAQAFVPVVQAIKAAGSVPGIQIAHAGRKASANRPWEGDDHIAADDARGWETIAPSAIAFGAHLPKVPREMTLDDIARVKQDFVDAARRARDAGFEWIELHFAHGYLGQSFFSEHSNKRTDAYGGSFDNRSRFLLETLAAVREVWPENLPLTARFGVLEYDGRDEQTLEESIELARRFKAGGLDLLSVSVGFTIPDTNIPWGPAFMGPIAERVRREAKLPVTSAWGFGTPQLAEAALQANQLDLVSVGRAHLADPHWAYFAAKELGVEKASWTLPAPYAHWLERYR, encoded by the coding sequence ATGTCCGCACTGTTCGAACCCTACACCCTCAAAGACGTCACCCTGCGTAACCGTATCGCCATTCCGCCGATGTGCCAGTACATGGCCGAAGACGGCATGATCAACGACTGGCACCACGTTCACCTGGCCGGCCTGGCCCGTGGTGGTGCCGGCTTGCTGGTGGTCGAGGCCACTGCTGTGGCGCCGGAAGGGCGTATCACCCCCGGTTGCGCCGGTATCTGGAGCGATGCCCACGCTCAGGCGTTCGTACCGGTGGTGCAGGCCATCAAGGCTGCCGGTTCCGTGCCGGGTATCCAGATCGCTCACGCCGGGCGCAAGGCCAGCGCCAACCGCCCGTGGGAGGGTGATGACCACATTGCCGCCGACGATGCGCGCGGCTGGGAGACCATTGCCCCGTCTGCCATTGCCTTTGGCGCGCACCTGCCGAAAGTGCCACGCGAAATGACGCTGGACGATATCGCCCGGGTCAAGCAGGACTTCGTCGATGCCGCCCGCCGTGCGCGTGATGCCGGCTTCGAGTGGATAGAACTGCACTTTGCCCATGGCTACCTGGGCCAGAGCTTCTTCTCCGAGCACTCCAACAAGCGCACCGATGCCTACGGTGGCAGCTTCGACAACCGCAGCCGCTTCCTGCTGGAGACACTGGCCGCCGTGCGTGAAGTGTGGCCGGAGAACCTGCCGCTGACCGCGCGCTTTGGTGTGTTGGAGTACGATGGCCGCGATGAGCAGACCCTGGAAGAGTCGATCGAACTGGCCCGCCGCTTCAAGGCCGGTGGGCTCGACCTGCTGAGCGTGAGTGTCGGCTTCACCATTCCCGACACCAACATCCCCTGGGGTCCAGCGTTCATGGGGCCGATTGCCGAGCGCGTGCGCCGCGAAGCGAAGCTGCCCGTGACGTCGGCGTGGGGCTTTGGTACGCCGCAGTTGGCGGAGGCCGCATTGCAGGCCAACCAGCTGGATCTGGTTTCGGTAGGGCGCGCGCACCTGGCCGACCCGCACTGGGCTTACTTTGCTGCCAAGGAGCTGGGGGTGGAAAAAGCCTCCTGGACCTTGCCGGCGCCTTATGCACACTGGCTCGAGCGTTATCGCTGA